In Xylanibacillus composti, the following proteins share a genomic window:
- the spoIIE gene encoding stage II sporulation protein E — translation MLKGKMVGGWKPEVRANAAQAVGSVRKALLHNRVMRMLAARKWTLLLSVIGILLGRAMILEQLSPFAIAYFAVIAFVKRDALQAVGIALLAGSLFSAHGQTAAIAAGMLIFWLIHQAMEKTNKSGDMSYVPLAVLVSSLLARVLMLVMTNSLGWFELMMGAVEASLSFILTMIFLQAVPVFLMSRKPTQLRHEEIICLMIMLASMMTGTVGWMLQGISVEHVMSRYLILLFALVGGAPLGASVGVITGLILSLASMSAIYQMSLLAFSGLLAGLLRDGKKPAVAIGMLIGSGILSMYIGDQPAILASIGESLVAIVLFLLTPRSLLRAIARYVPGTAEHAKTQHDYAKRVREVTANRVTQFSEVFRQLSSSFAAMPVSSEEERKEEEIGHFMNAVADKSCATCWKRTQCWDQKFYQTYKYMTDMMTEIEANPRMGKKDIRGEWERACVKTEQVMETMKQQYDLYKHDQHWKKQIQESRKLVADQLHGVSRVMEDLANEIKREGQELLLQEEQIRQALEELGLSIIHIDVICLDEGNVEIEMVHRYNKGFDECRKIIAPLLSDILGENIAVKQETLNRQGDGTSVVTFGSAKEYEVETGVAGAAKGGDLLSGDSFTTVELGNGKFAVAISDGMGNGERANAESRTALTILQQLLQSGMDEKLAVKSVNSVLHLRSSDEIFATIDVALIDQYTARTTFLKIGSTPSFIKRGQEVIVISANNLPAGILQEIDFDLVSVQLQPGDTLIMMTDGIYDAPGPAANKELWLRRIIQEIEAEDPQEVADCLLETVVRYHEGDIYDDMTVVVARIGKYQPEWAAFPWPGLSQFERPKTVS, via the coding sequence ATGTTGAAAGGGAAAATGGTTGGAGGATGGAAACCGGAAGTTCGCGCGAATGCGGCACAAGCGGTCGGTTCAGTCCGGAAAGCGCTGCTGCATAACCGGGTTATGCGCATGCTCGCCGCGCGCAAGTGGACGTTGTTGTTGTCGGTGATCGGTATTTTGCTGGGAAGGGCGATGATCCTAGAACAGCTGTCGCCATTTGCGATTGCCTATTTCGCAGTCATAGCTTTTGTGAAGAGAGATGCGCTGCAGGCGGTAGGCATCGCGCTCCTGGCAGGAAGTCTGTTCAGTGCGCATGGCCAAACGGCGGCGATTGCTGCGGGCATGCTGATCTTCTGGCTGATCCATCAGGCGATGGAAAAGACGAATAAGAGCGGCGATATGTCCTATGTGCCCTTGGCGGTTCTTGTATCCTCGCTGCTCGCCCGCGTCTTGATGCTCGTCATGACGAACAGTCTGGGGTGGTTCGAGCTGATGATGGGCGCTGTGGAAGCTTCGCTTTCATTTATCCTGACGATGATTTTCCTTCAGGCGGTGCCGGTGTTTCTTATGAGCCGCAAGCCTACGCAGCTGCGTCATGAAGAGATCATCTGTCTCATGATTATGCTGGCTTCCATGATGACGGGAACGGTCGGTTGGATGCTGCAGGGCATATCGGTGGAACACGTGATGAGCCGCTATCTGATCCTGCTGTTTGCCCTCGTTGGCGGTGCCCCGCTCGGCGCATCGGTCGGCGTGATTACCGGACTCATTCTTAGCTTGGCAAGCATGAGCGCCATCTATCAGATGAGCTTGCTGGCATTTTCCGGTCTATTAGCCGGCCTGCTGCGGGACGGCAAGAAACCGGCGGTGGCAATCGGGATGCTGATCGGTTCCGGTATTCTCTCGATGTATATAGGAGATCAACCGGCCATTCTTGCCTCGATCGGAGAGTCGCTGGTCGCCATCGTCTTGTTCCTGCTCACTCCGCGCAGCCTGTTGCGCGCCATTGCCCGCTATGTGCCGGGTACTGCAGAACATGCCAAGACGCAGCATGATTATGCGAAGCGGGTGCGCGAGGTGACAGCGAATCGGGTCACGCAGTTCTCCGAGGTATTCCGCCAGCTGTCGAGCAGCTTTGCCGCGATGCCGGTCAGCTCGGAGGAGGAGCGCAAGGAAGAGGAGATCGGCCACTTCATGAACGCCGTGGCGGACAAGAGCTGCGCGACTTGCTGGAAGCGGACACAGTGCTGGGATCAGAAGTTTTACCAGACGTATAAATATATGACGGATATGATGACAGAGATTGAAGCCAACCCGCGCATGGGCAAGAAGGACATTCGCGGCGAGTGGGAGCGGGCTTGCGTGAAGACCGAGCAGGTGATGGAAACGATGAAGCAGCAGTACGACTTGTACAAGCATGATCAGCATTGGAAGAAGCAAATCCAGGAGAGCCGCAAGCTCGTGGCTGATCAATTGCATGGCGTATCCCGCGTGATGGAAGACTTGGCGAATGAAATCAAGCGAGAAGGACAGGAGCTGCTGCTGCAGGAGGAACAAATCCGCCAGGCACTGGAGGAGCTCGGCCTTTCGATTATTCATATAGACGTCATCTGTCTTGATGAAGGCAACGTTGAGATCGAGATGGTGCACCGCTACAACAAAGGCTTTGACGAGTGCCGCAAGATCATTGCGCCGCTGCTCTCGGATATTCTGGGCGAGAACATAGCGGTGAAGCAGGAGACGCTTAATCGCCAGGGCGACGGCACGAGTGTGGTCACCTTCGGCTCGGCGAAGGAGTATGAGGTGGAGACAGGAGTAGCCGGTGCAGCCAAGGGCGGCGATCTGCTGTCCGGGGACAGCTTCACGACCGTCGAGCTTGGGAACGGCAAGTTCGCCGTAGCGATAAGCGACGGCATGGGCAACGGAGAGCGGGCGAATGCCGAAAGCCGCACGGCGCTGACGATTCTGCAGCAGCTGCTGCAGTCCGGCATGGATGAGAAGCTGGCCGTCAAGTCGGTCAACTCCGTCCTCCATCTGCGTTCATCCGATGAAATCTTCGCAACCATTGATGTAGCCTTGATCGACCAATATACGGCCCGCACTACATTCCTGAAGATCGGCTCGACCCCTAGCTTCATTAAGCGAGGGCAGGAGGTGATCGTGATTTCAGCGAACAACTTGCCGGCGGGCATCCTGCAGGAGATCGACTTCGACTTGGTCAGCGTACAGCTTCAGCCCGGCGATACGCTGATCATGATGACAGACGGCATCTATGATGCGCCGGGGCCGGCGGCCAATAAAGAGCTTTGGCTGCGCCGAATCATTCAGGAGATCGAGGCCGAGGACCCGCAGGAGGTAGCCGACTGCCTGCTCGAGACAGTTGTTCGCTATCATGAAGGCGACATCTACGACGATATGACGGTGGTCGTCGCCCGAATCGGCAAGTACCAGCCGGAATGGGCCGCCTTCCCTTGGCCGGGCCTGAGCCAGTTCGAGCGCCCGAAGACGGTGAGTTGA
- a CDS encoding helix-turn-helix transcriptional regulator, which translates to MIEIESKLLNAILIKLSNHGLTYREKSVAVLWIQGCDYRTISKKLFISEHTTRTIIKNIYKKLEVNSKIVLLMKILAE; encoded by the coding sequence ATGATTGAAATCGAATCAAAGTTGTTAAATGCCATTTTAATAAAACTATCCAACCATGGTCTGACTTATAGAGAAAAATCAGTCGCCGTCTTGTGGATACAAGGCTGCGATTATAGAACGATATCAAAAAAATTATTCATTAGCGAACATACGACTCGAACAATTATAAAAAATATTTACAAGAAACTTGAAGTGAATTCCAAGATAGTATTGCTAATGAAAATATTAGCGGAGTAG
- a CDS encoding MauE/DoxX family redox-associated membrane protein — protein sequence MHYVSFAIDWIMVIVFSLSFFSKLFTFDNFILHIRSYKIVPSKWVAYSATIILIIEMLIVLGFAVGDVVLTNMTTILLLVAFSVMLKLKKETDDCGCFGDISWLNRLPLLRNAILIFLVAIDLFIHTREFMFGQNIIAICTFLGVGAYILVKAVVDRKRLEKWVLEIKRFTGDNQSRTIIFLDYNQPNLKEIERVLLDYPTQAIIILKGPAWLIKIKEAAWKQHIVIDSSCLKKLGKLDYQKPKIVVRQNRKWKIISEVTEYMKDQAEKKSEPVYPI from the coding sequence GTGCACTATGTGTCATTCGCTATTGATTGGATAATGGTCATCGTATTCTCCTTGTCGTTTTTCTCTAAACTTTTTACATTCGACAATTTTATTTTGCATATCCGTTCCTATAAGATCGTCCCCAGTAAATGGGTTGCATATTCTGCAACGATTATCCTGATTATTGAAATGTTAATTGTCCTTGGTTTCGCTGTAGGCGATGTTGTACTCACTAACATGACAACCATCCTCCTCCTGGTTGCCTTCTCCGTCATGCTGAAACTGAAAAAGGAAACGGACGACTGCGGTTGTTTCGGCGATATTTCATGGCTGAACAGGCTGCCGCTCCTAAGAAATGCAATATTGATCTTTTTGGTTGCAATCGATTTATTTATCCACACGCGCGAATTCATGTTTGGACAGAATATTATTGCCATTTGCACTTTCCTAGGTGTAGGAGCGTACATACTTGTCAAGGCGGTTGTGGATAGGAAGCGGCTGGAAAAGTGGGTGCTCGAAATAAAACGTTTTACTGGAGACAACCAAAGCCGCACTATCATTTTTTTGGACTACAATCAGCCTAACCTTAAGGAAATCGAGAGGGTGTTATTGGACTATCCAACCCAAGCAATCATCATTCTAAAGGGACCTGCATGGTTGATTAAAATAAAAGAAGCAGCTTGGAAGCAACATATCGTAATAGATTCAAGTTGCTTGAAGAAGCTAGGTAAGCTTGATTATCAAAAGCCCAAAATTGTTGTGCGGCAAAACAGAAAATGGAAGATCATCTCTGAGGTGACGGAATATATGAAGGATCAAGCTGAGAAGAAAAGCGAACCAGTATACCCCATATGA
- a CDS encoding ABC transporter ATP-binding protein yields MNMIKWTRYLLTGNLIITLGLISLIACFPVLEWIKFTQTQLFFDSITGTANTLVWIALILAAVQIADMSLHRVKGMLNERFSLKIGHKLQEYVLSLVEKTNSITTLESPKYREDLNILNNNISKTSEFINALITIVHQLVVVIIYVYLIQQFSWLVILVVFSFALPSVIYALNVANRNDRHFHANSQLQLEGNNIYGLLTHPYVQKELIIFSSRKFLMKKWKDAAYRLVNNNSKLLIKNANVGIAVDIFSPIGFLVAQMILIQKLMNQSITLGDYIAVTTSIAMLEGSLKTILLSTNIFKNYDLLVKRIKHFHTEYVENNNRKNTVLSCPEIKEMRVSNLSFTYPLQSAAVLRNINLKINKGDVVAIVGDNGSGKSTLAKIVAGLHTVPDGHLFINGIDMNDLDSKEYYTQIAVVNQDFVKYPLTIYENISMNEVGASDKNKLDLFVNKYPMLVPEQLRANMDVYIGADYLHSNQLSGGQWQRIAIARALYKDSPLLLLDEATSEVDPQTEADIVSLLLQDRKGKTTIIVTHNLYLTRQANQIIVMHKGEIMESGTFADLVNKGGKFYRMWASQNEAKMTTVAGMGAG; encoded by the coding sequence ATGAACATGATTAAATGGACAAGGTATTTGTTAACGGGGAATTTGATCATTACCTTGGGATTGATAAGTCTTATTGCTTGCTTTCCTGTTCTGGAGTGGATCAAATTTACGCAGACACAGTTATTTTTTGATTCCATTACCGGAACGGCAAATACGCTTGTGTGGATAGCCTTGATCCTGGCAGCTGTACAAATCGCGGACATGTCGCTGCATCGTGTAAAAGGCATGTTGAATGAACGATTCTCGCTCAAAATCGGCCACAAGTTGCAAGAATACGTGCTTTCCCTCGTTGAAAAAACGAATTCCATTACGACGTTGGAATCTCCCAAGTACAGAGAGGATCTCAATATCCTGAATAACAATATTTCGAAAACCTCTGAATTTATCAATGCTTTAATTACAATCGTGCATCAACTGGTAGTGGTCATCATTTACGTGTATTTGATTCAGCAGTTTTCATGGCTAGTGATCTTGGTCGTCTTCAGTTTTGCACTTCCAAGCGTCATCTATGCGTTAAATGTTGCCAACCGAAACGACAGACACTTCCATGCCAATTCGCAGCTCCAATTAGAAGGGAATAATATTTACGGGTTATTAACACATCCCTATGTGCAAAAAGAATTAATTATTTTTTCTTCCAGGAAATTTTTAATGAAGAAGTGGAAGGACGCTGCATATCGTTTAGTCAATAATAACAGCAAATTGTTAATCAAAAATGCCAATGTCGGGATTGCTGTCGATATATTTAGTCCTATTGGCTTTTTGGTTGCCCAAATGATATTGATCCAAAAATTAATGAATCAATCCATTACGCTAGGCGATTACATAGCGGTGACCACCTCGATCGCCATGTTGGAAGGATCGCTCAAGACGATCTTGTTAAGCACAAATATTTTTAAGAACTATGACCTATTAGTAAAAAGAATAAAGCATTTCCATACCGAATACGTGGAAAACAACAATCGAAAGAATACTGTCCTATCCTGTCCGGAAATAAAGGAAATGAGGGTCAGTAATCTTTCCTTTACCTACCCGCTTCAATCTGCCGCCGTATTGCGAAATATTAACTTGAAAATAAATAAAGGAGATGTCGTAGCGATTGTGGGTGACAATGGTTCAGGCAAATCGACTTTGGCCAAGATTGTAGCCGGACTTCACACTGTTCCAGACGGGCATCTTTTTATTAATGGCATAGATATGAATGATTTGGACAGCAAAGAATATTACACGCAAATAGCAGTGGTAAACCAGGATTTTGTGAAGTATCCTTTAACGATATATGAGAATATCTCGATGAATGAGGTTGGCGCGAGTGACAAGAACAAGCTCGATCTCTTTGTGAATAAGTACCCCATGCTCGTACCGGAGCAGCTTAGAGCGAATATGGATGTGTATATAGGTGCTGACTATCTTCATTCCAACCAATTGTCTGGCGGGCAGTGGCAGAGGATTGCCATTGCGCGGGCACTGTATAAAGACAGCCCGCTGCTTTTGCTGGATGAGGCTACTTCTGAAGTCGATCCGCAGACCGAGGCCGATATCGTGAGCCTCTTGCTTCAAGATCGGAAAGGAAAAACAACGATCATTGTGACCCACAATCTGTACCTGACCAGGCAAGCCAATCAAATTATCGTTATGCATAAAGGAGAGATAATGGAGAGCGGCACATTTGCCGATTTAGTGAATAAAGGAGGAAAATTCTACAGAATGTGGGCATCTCAGAATGAAGCCAAGATGACAACGGTAGCAGGAATGGGGGCTGGATGA
- a CDS encoding ABC transporter substrate-binding protein, with protein sequence MKRIIITLMVFVLCAGVVGCQSREVQEPVTLKVAGLDHNRFMERYGNTFTLENRNIALDVIPYELIPESGSTEDLMRFMTEYQPDIFILGTTNFRPAVETGLLLALDTFLDKSEFTAGSYPESLLQRLRNDSGQDQLFGLSPFYLSSALLYNKRLFDEYRVDYPTDGMSWKDVFALAGKFPSHDEAGNRIYGYYQPENRPIEEKLIRMIYYAGLGEDLSFIDPLNGEVTMHTSSWLHLWETFIHAYQDGIISDEQMEKLSDFPGITPQERVQAFLEGKAAMVVSETSIFELADKLKELEIQAVEAPGTYQTRMQAGDTFAITSLSKHPERAWEFIEFVNSEKAGLYHMIWGGLPIYSPQLERQWGLDLSAFHEKEASLYGIYSDNGLPDGFLRRYFEVGAGEVALILNEGKSIERALDDLQAVISSEY encoded by the coding sequence ATGAAACGCATCATTATCACTTTAATGGTTTTCGTGCTATGTGCAGGCGTTGTTGGATGTCAAAGCAGGGAAGTGCAAGAACCCGTAACGCTTAAAGTAGCAGGTTTAGATCATAATCGATTCATGGAGAGATACGGGAACACCTTTACGTTGGAAAACCGGAATATTGCTTTGGATGTGATTCCCTATGAGTTAATCCCGGAAAGCGGGAGTACTGAAGATCTTATGCGATTTATGACTGAATATCAGCCGGATATCTTCATACTGGGAACCACGAATTTCCGACCTGCAGTAGAAACGGGACTGCTCCTGGCACTCGACACCTTCCTGGATAAGAGCGAATTCACTGCAGGCTCGTATCCGGAGTCTCTTCTTCAACGTCTTCGCAACGACTCCGGGCAAGATCAGTTGTTCGGGTTGTCCCCGTTTTATCTTAGTTCAGCATTGCTCTACAATAAGCGACTATTCGATGAATATCGCGTGGATTACCCGACAGACGGAATGTCCTGGAAGGATGTATTCGCATTAGCGGGGAAATTCCCGAGTCATGATGAAGCGGGTAATCGCATATACGGCTATTATCAACCCGAGAACAGACCAATCGAGGAGAAGCTCATTCGAATGATTTACTATGCCGGGCTGGGGGAGGATCTGTCATTCATAGACCCGTTGAACGGAGAAGTCACCATGCATACATCGAGCTGGCTTCATCTATGGGAAACGTTCATTCATGCTTATCAAGATGGGATCATCTCGGATGAACAAATGGAGAAGCTAAGTGACTTTCCAGGGATTACGCCCCAAGAGCGCGTTCAGGCATTTTTGGAAGGGAAAGCGGCTATGGTTGTCTCGGAAACGAGCATATTTGAGTTGGCTGATAAGCTGAAGGAGCTTGAGATTCAAGCGGTCGAAGCTCCAGGAACTTATCAAACCCGCATGCAAGCGGGAGATACGTTTGCCATCACAAGCCTCTCCAAGCACCCGGAAAGGGCATGGGAATTTATTGAATTTGTGAATAGCGAAAAGGCAGGACTCTACCATATGATATGGGGAGGTCTTCCTATATACTCCCCACAACTTGAGAGACAATGGGGACTGGATTTATCAGCATTTCATGAAAAGGAAGCATCCTTATATGGGATTTATTCAGACAATGGATTGCCGGACGGGTTTTTGCGCCGGTATTTCGAAGTCGGTGCCGGTGAGGTGGCCTTGATCCTGAATGAAGGCAAATCAATCGAAAGGGCCTTGGATGATCTTCAAGCCGTTATAAGTTCAGAATATTAA
- a CDS encoding TlpA family protein disulfide reductase, translated as MGKVDFVKLFGGKGEEYQVVETFEVKDRFPLPESISVREDGQFILTCFLSLSCPVCIELLPELPELFASYDMQFVLFIYGLEEEIGSLKEHFQFSFPVVRIADNELRETYKVPVTPYVYMLSADKTVIDHVGIDTRPELETLCNAYTGRK; from the coding sequence ATGGGGAAGGTTGATTTTGTCAAATTGTTTGGAGGCAAAGGGGAAGAATATCAAGTCGTTGAGACTTTTGAAGTCAAGGATCGTTTTCCCTTGCCGGAATCAATCTCTGTAAGAGAAGACGGCCAGTTCATACTGACTTGCTTTCTATCCTTAAGCTGTCCTGTATGCATCGAATTGCTGCCGGAGCTGCCGGAATTGTTCGCTTCCTATGATATGCAATTTGTCCTGTTCATCTACGGCTTGGAGGAGGAAATCGGCAGCTTGAAGGAGCATTTCCAATTCTCTTTTCCTGTAGTTCGTATAGCGGATAATGAACTGCGTGAAACCTATAAGGTTCCTGTTACACCTTATGTTTATATGTTGTCGGCCGATAAAACGGTTATCGACCATGTCGGCATTGACACGAGACCGGAGTTGGAGACTCTGTGCAATGCGTATACAGGGAGAAAGTAG